One window of the Longimicrobium sp. genome contains the following:
- a CDS encoding SusD/RagB family nutrient-binding outer membrane lipoprotein, translating to MRKTTKRAGRALGAALLAGSLGACDFISGVPDNTNLLTDAQAGQLFTSIQVNTIFFNEGQLSRLTAMWLNQIAGTDRQFAILDQYVIDEEDVDVEMAAIYGAGGLQDIRLAREKAVAAGHTRFAAILKIHEAFLFGMAASLWGDIPYSGAGDPTTDAPLDSQESVYAAVQTLLDQAIAELPTAADAGEAGILAQRDMNFGGDPGAWQRVAQSLKARFYMHWVEAQAAGGAAATAANTACAGNCLTKAVAAAQAGINNAGENWVGVHSSTSTETNLWYQFNIDRSGYTSGGELGVSVLRERSDPRLPLYYTPASTGAYQGSKPGSSTGDLGPSSSQLNTGAGGYAAPAADLPIITCAETRFILAEAFFRQGATANAQTQLREGVRCHLQQLGLPAADANVNALLPSPLPTGAALLAEIIRQKYIALFLNIEAFNDYKRTCLPDIRTVKAGTSLQGEAVPGRFYYGQTERQTNSNIPDPAAQPLFNRNDPTPCPAT from the coding sequence ATGCGAAAGACGACCAAGCGGGCCGGCCGCGCCCTGGGCGCGGCCCTCCTGGCGGGGTCGCTGGGTGCCTGCGACTTCATCAGCGGCGTTCCCGACAACACCAACCTGTTGACGGACGCGCAGGCCGGCCAGCTCTTCACCTCGATCCAGGTGAACACGATCTTCTTCAACGAGGGGCAGCTCTCGCGGCTCACCGCGATGTGGCTGAACCAGATCGCGGGGACCGACCGGCAGTTCGCCATCCTCGACCAGTACGTGATCGACGAGGAGGACGTCGACGTCGAGATGGCGGCCATCTACGGCGCCGGCGGCCTGCAGGACATCCGGCTGGCCCGCGAGAAGGCGGTGGCGGCCGGCCACACGCGCTTCGCGGCGATCCTCAAGATCCACGAGGCGTTCCTGTTCGGGATGGCGGCGAGCCTCTGGGGCGACATCCCGTACAGCGGCGCGGGCGACCCCACCACCGACGCGCCGCTGGACTCGCAGGAGTCGGTGTACGCGGCGGTGCAGACGCTGCTGGACCAGGCGATCGCCGAGCTGCCCACCGCCGCGGACGCCGGGGAGGCCGGGATCCTGGCGCAGCGCGACATGAACTTCGGCGGCGACCCGGGCGCCTGGCAGCGGGTGGCGCAGTCGCTCAAGGCGCGCTTCTACATGCACTGGGTGGAGGCGCAGGCCGCGGGCGGGGCGGCGGCCACGGCGGCCAACACGGCGTGCGCCGGCAACTGCCTGACCAAGGCGGTCGCGGCGGCGCAGGCGGGGATCAACAACGCGGGGGAGAACTGGGTGGGGGTGCACTCCAGCACCTCGACCGAGACCAACCTGTGGTACCAGTTCAACATCGACCGCTCGGGGTACACCTCGGGCGGCGAGCTGGGGGTGTCCGTGCTGCGCGAGCGCAGCGACCCGCGGCTGCCGCTCTACTACACGCCCGCCTCGACCGGGGCGTACCAGGGCTCCAAGCCGGGCTCGTCGACGGGCGACCTGGGCCCGTCGTCGTCGCAGCTCAACACCGGGGCCGGCGGCTACGCCGCGCCGGCGGCCGACCTGCCGATCATCACCTGCGCCGAGACCCGGTTCATCCTGGCCGAGGCGTTCTTCCGGCAGGGGGCCACGGCGAACGCGCAGACCCAGCTGCGCGAGGGCGTGCGCTGCCATCTGCAGCAGCTGGGGCTGCCGGCGGCCGACGCCAACGTGAACGCGCTGCTGCCGAGCCCGCTCCCCACGGGGGCCGCGCTACTGGCGGAGATCATCCGCCAGAAGTACATCGCGCTGTTCCTGAACATCGAGGCGTTCAACGACTACAAGCGCACCTGCCTCCCCGACATCCGGACGGTGAAGGCGGGCACCAGCCTCCAGGGCGAGGCGGTCCCGGGCCGCTTCTACTACGGCCAGACGGAGCGCCAGACCAACAGCAACATCCCGGACCCGGCGGCGCAGCCGCTGTTCAACCGCAACGACCCCACTCCCTGCCCCGCCACCTGA
- a CDS encoding SusC/RagA family TonB-linked outer membrane protein — protein sequence MRKLRRLLATLVAAAFAPAALLAQEPATVSGRVTNASGAPENAVLVRIEALGVGTTTSADGSYRLVIPASRVRAGQQVTITASRVGLAASSRPITLSPGANLTQNFQLGADVLQLEQIVATGQGTATTRARATATVNTVRAEEIEQSQENNVVAALAGKAPNVLVTSSAGDPGAGAYIQIRGAASVVGGTQPLIVVDGTPIENGSYRIEDYDNDNPAAGGTTGTVVTNRAGDINPNDIADIQILKGGAATALYGSRGANGVVLITTKSGRAGQTRVAFSTTYSSDEVNRTVPLQTQYGQGLNEAALGGDINDVIPFTTSYGAPIPAGTPVYDHANEIYRTGNRWENNLTLSGGSERTTYYLSLGRLDHQGVIVGPQSYDRTTVRLKGTHSFADDLTLGGNFAYTKGQGDFVQMGSNISGVQLGALRTPPNFNNQPYLDPVTGLHRSYRCNTGSCVATLDVGRGYDNPFWVANEMPNESEVDRSFGNINLDYAPLDWLRLSYILGADYSLDNRRTIFPKSSSDFPAGRMIRADLETFQIESRLLATLTRSFGENAVGTLSVGQNLNQSQFSRYQVNGNTLIYGANQLDFAVDKITNEYRSTTRTDGYFANGEVTLFDQLTLTGNLLNEGSSTFGGDGKRFWYPGVGVSWQVSRLGMFDNLSWLDNLKVRANYGVSGRQPPVFSSEGGFDRGAFFDGWISIGLESIYGGSDGIFTDPILGNPDIKPERKKEWEAGFDVGFLGGRIGLGFTYYDRTTEDMILLVELPPSSGFSFQYQNAARVDNDGIELTLDLNPIQRDNFGWTVNAQYARNRSCVKDLSGSESVGLNGFTGAVVSLVAPEANGGRCAPFGVFFGDDWLRFGVGGRNPETGNPLDSDFPDAPAGAIFIGSDGFPVPDPQSRIIGDPNPDWTGSIRNTFTLFNNLRISGLVDVSQGGQMWNGTKGALTFFGTHIETLPFQGAGTTGAFGQDFYSDWEVAGPGAGTDVTLNWATWTVDGFGSSFTGPSVTNIEDASFVKLRDISVSYTLDQPWLRRRFGMSSMNITLSGRNLKTWTDYTGIDPESNLTGQSVGRGIDYFNNPQTRSWVISVNLNR from the coding sequence ATGAGAAAGCTTCGCCGGCTGCTCGCGACCCTGGTCGCCGCGGCCTTCGCGCCCGCCGCGCTGCTGGCCCAGGAGCCGGCCACGGTGAGCGGGCGCGTGACGAACGCGTCCGGAGCGCCCGAGAACGCGGTGCTGGTCCGCATCGAGGCGCTCGGCGTCGGCACCACCACCAGCGCCGACGGCAGCTACCGCCTGGTGATCCCCGCCTCGCGCGTGCGCGCCGGGCAGCAGGTCACCATCACCGCCAGCCGCGTGGGCCTGGCGGCCTCGTCGCGGCCCATCACCCTCTCCCCCGGCGCCAACCTCACGCAGAACTTCCAGCTCGGCGCCGACGTGCTGCAGCTGGAGCAGATCGTGGCCACCGGGCAGGGCACCGCCACCACGCGCGCCCGCGCCACCGCCACGGTGAACACCGTGCGCGCCGAGGAGATCGAGCAGAGCCAGGAGAACAACGTGGTGGCCGCCCTGGCGGGCAAGGCGCCCAACGTGCTGGTCACCTCCTCGGCGGGCGACCCCGGCGCCGGCGCCTACATCCAGATCCGCGGCGCGGCCTCGGTGGTCGGCGGCACGCAGCCCCTGATCGTGGTCGACGGCACCCCGATCGAGAACGGCTCGTACCGCATCGAGGACTACGACAACGACAACCCGGCCGCCGGCGGCACCACCGGCACCGTGGTCACCAACCGGGCCGGCGACATCAACCCCAACGACATCGCCGACATCCAGATCCTCAAGGGCGGCGCCGCCACCGCGCTCTACGGCTCGCGCGGCGCCAACGGCGTGGTGCTCATCACCACCAAGAGCGGCCGCGCCGGGCAGACCCGCGTCGCCTTCAGCACCACCTACTCCAGCGACGAGGTCAACCGGACGGTGCCGCTGCAGACCCAGTACGGGCAGGGTCTCAACGAGGCCGCGCTGGGCGGCGACATCAACGACGTGATCCCCTTCACCACCTCGTACGGCGCGCCGATCCCCGCGGGGACCCCGGTCTACGACCACGCCAACGAGATCTACCGCACCGGCAACCGCTGGGAGAACAACCTGACGCTCTCCGGCGGCAGCGAGCGCACCACCTACTACCTGTCGCTGGGGCGGCTCGACCACCAGGGCGTGATCGTGGGCCCGCAGAGCTACGACCGCACCACGGTGCGGCTGAAGGGGACGCACTCCTTCGCCGACGACCTGACCCTGGGCGGCAACTTCGCCTACACCAAGGGGCAGGGCGACTTCGTGCAGATGGGGTCCAACATCTCCGGCGTCCAGCTGGGGGCGCTGCGCACCCCGCCCAACTTCAACAACCAGCCGTACCTGGACCCGGTCACCGGGCTGCACCGCTCGTACCGCTGCAACACCGGCAGCTGCGTGGCCACGCTCGACGTCGGCCGCGGCTACGACAACCCGTTCTGGGTGGCCAACGAGATGCCGAACGAGTCGGAGGTCGACCGCTCCTTCGGCAACATCAACCTCGACTACGCGCCGCTGGACTGGCTGCGGCTCTCCTACATCCTGGGCGCCGACTACTCGCTCGACAACCGGCGCACCATCTTCCCCAAGAGCTCCTCGGACTTCCCGGCGGGGCGGATGATCCGGGCCGACCTGGAGACGTTCCAGATCGAGAGCCGGCTGCTGGCCACGCTCACGCGCAGCTTCGGCGAGAACGCCGTGGGGACGCTGTCGGTGGGGCAGAACCTGAACCAGTCGCAGTTCAGCCGCTACCAGGTCAACGGCAACACCCTGATCTACGGCGCCAACCAGCTGGACTTCGCCGTCGACAAGATCACCAACGAGTACCGCTCCACCACGCGCACCGACGGCTACTTCGCCAACGGCGAGGTGACCCTCTTCGACCAGCTGACCCTCACGGGGAACCTGCTGAACGAGGGCTCCTCCACCTTCGGCGGCGACGGCAAGCGCTTCTGGTACCCGGGCGTGGGCGTGTCCTGGCAGGTGAGCCGGCTGGGGATGTTCGACAACCTGTCGTGGCTCGACAACCTGAAGGTGCGCGCCAACTACGGCGTGTCGGGGCGCCAGCCCCCGGTGTTCTCGTCCGAGGGCGGCTTCGACCGCGGCGCCTTCTTCGACGGCTGGATCAGCATCGGGCTGGAGTCGATCTACGGCGGCAGCGACGGGATCTTCACCGACCCGATCCTGGGCAACCCCGACATCAAGCCCGAGCGCAAGAAGGAGTGGGAGGCCGGCTTCGACGTGGGCTTCCTGGGCGGCAGGATCGGGCTGGGCTTCACCTATTACGACCGCACCACCGAGGACATGATCCTGCTGGTGGAGCTGCCGCCCTCCAGCGGCTTCAGCTTCCAGTACCAGAACGCCGCGCGGGTCGACAACGACGGGATCGAGCTCACCCTGGACCTGAACCCGATCCAGCGCGACAACTTCGGGTGGACGGTGAACGCGCAGTACGCGCGCAACCGCAGCTGCGTGAAGGACCTCTCGGGCTCGGAGAGCGTGGGGCTCAACGGCTTCACCGGCGCGGTGGTCTCGCTGGTGGCCCCCGAGGCCAACGGCGGCAGGTGCGCGCCCTTCGGCGTGTTCTTCGGCGACGACTGGCTGCGCTTCGGCGTGGGCGGGCGCAACCCCGAGACGGGGAACCCGCTGGACAGCGACTTCCCCGACGCCCCGGCCGGCGCCATCTTCATCGGCTCCGACGGCTTCCCGGTCCCCGACCCGCAGTCGCGCATCATCGGCGACCCGAACCCCGACTGGACGGGGAGCATCCGCAACACCTTCACCCTGTTCAACAACCTGCGCATCTCGGGGCTCGTCGACGTGAGCCAGGGCGGGCAGATGTGGAACGGGACCAAGGGCGCGCTGACGTTCTTCGGCACGCACATCGAGACGCTGCCCTTCCAGGGCGCCGGCACCACGGGCGCCTTCGGGCAGGACTTCTACAGCGACTGGGAAGTGGCCGGCCCCGGCGCCGGGACCGACGTGACGCTCAACTGGGCGACCTGGACGGTGGACGGCTTCGGCAGCAGCTTCACCGGCCCCTCGGTCACCAACATCGAGGACGCCAGCTTCGTGAAGCTGCGCGACATCTCGGTCTCGTACACGCTCGACCAGCCGTGGCTGCGCCGCCGCTTCGGGATGAGCAGCATGAACATCACGCTCAGCGGCCGCAACCTGAAGACCTGGACCGACTACACCGGGATCGACCCCGAGTCGAACCTGACCGGCCAGAGCGTGGGGCGCGGGATCGACTACTTCAACAACCCGCAGACCCGCTCGTGGGTCATTTCGGTCAACCTGAACCGCTGA
- the trpE gene encoding anthranilate synthase component I, translating to MSLTPSFSELVSLAREATLVPVRRELLFDTDTAVTAYHKLARPPFGFLLESVVGGETWARWTFLGTEPRGAWRLDGDRVSRWTPEAGWSEPEPSADPLGDFGRLLAEHAPADAPGLPRFWGGAVGFFGYDVVRLIERLPNAPPRDRELPDALFLLTGAVVAVDNLFGRAHLVSPVDTRGADEPELRRRYDAAAAELDALARRLREGAPPAPLALAPRPAADPPFRSNFTRPEFEERVRRVQEYIRAGDAFQVVLSQRLTVDLAAEPFDLYRVLRALNPSPYLFYLELGGFRLVGSSPEVMVRLEDGRVTVRPIAGTRRRGKDAAEDAALAADLLRDRKELAEHLMLLDLGRNDVGRVATYGSVRVPARMVVEKYSHVLHLVSTVEGDLQGGLSAVDVLRASFPAGTVSGAPKVRAMEIIDELETVRRGPYAGAVGHFSHGGQAMDTAIAIRTVVAEGGRAHVQAGAGIVADSDPASEYEETLNKARALLFAAQAAGAGSA from the coding sequence ATGTCGCTCACGCCGTCCTTTTCCGAGCTCGTCTCGCTGGCGCGAGAGGCCACGCTGGTCCCCGTGCGGCGCGAGCTGCTCTTCGACACCGACACCGCGGTCACCGCCTACCACAAGCTGGCGCGGCCGCCCTTCGGCTTCCTGCTCGAGTCGGTGGTGGGCGGCGAGACGTGGGCGCGCTGGACGTTCCTGGGCACCGAGCCGCGCGGCGCCTGGCGGCTGGACGGCGACCGCGTCTCGCGCTGGACGCCGGAGGCGGGGTGGAGCGAGCCCGAGCCTTCCGCCGACCCGCTGGGCGACTTCGGCCGGCTGCTGGCCGAGCACGCCCCCGCCGACGCGCCGGGGCTGCCGCGCTTCTGGGGCGGCGCCGTGGGCTTCTTCGGCTACGACGTCGTGCGCCTCATCGAGCGGCTGCCGAACGCGCCGCCGCGCGACCGGGAGCTCCCCGACGCGCTCTTCCTGCTCACCGGCGCCGTGGTGGCCGTCGACAACCTCTTCGGCCGCGCGCACCTGGTCTCCCCCGTCGACACGCGCGGGGCGGACGAGCCCGAGCTGCGCCGCCGCTACGACGCCGCCGCGGCCGAGCTCGACGCGCTCGCCCGGCGGCTGCGCGAGGGGGCGCCGCCCGCGCCGCTCGCGCTCGCGCCCCGCCCCGCGGCCGACCCGCCCTTCCGCAGCAACTTCACGCGGCCCGAGTTCGAGGAGCGCGTCCGTCGCGTGCAGGAGTACATCCGCGCCGGCGACGCCTTCCAGGTGGTGCTCTCGCAGCGCCTCACGGTCGACCTGGCGGCGGAGCCGTTCGACCTCTACCGCGTGCTGCGCGCCCTCAATCCCTCGCCCTACCTCTTCTACCTGGAGCTGGGGGGCTTCCGGCTGGTGGGCTCCTCGCCCGAGGTGATGGTGCGGCTGGAGGACGGCAGGGTGACCGTGCGCCCGATCGCCGGCACCCGCCGCCGCGGGAAGGACGCGGCCGAAGACGCCGCGCTCGCCGCCGACCTGCTGCGCGACCGGAAGGAGCTGGCCGAGCACCTGATGCTGCTGGACCTGGGGAGGAACGACGTGGGGCGCGTGGCGACCTACGGCAGCGTGCGCGTGCCGGCGCGCATGGTGGTGGAGAAGTACTCGCACGTGCTGCACCTGGTCTCCACCGTCGAGGGCGACCTGCAGGGCGGCCTCTCGGCGGTGGACGTGCTGCGGGCCTCCTTCCCGGCGGGGACCGTCTCGGGCGCCCCCAAGGTGCGCGCCATGGAGATCATCGACGAGCTGGAGACGGTGCGGCGCGGCCCCTACGCGGGGGCGGTGGGGCACTTCTCGCACGGCGGCCAGGCGATGGACACGGCCATCGCCATCCGCACCGTGGTGGCCGAGGGGGGCCGCGCCCACGTGCAGGCCGGCGCCGGGATCGTGGCCGACTCCGACCCGGCGTCGGAGTACGAGGAGACGCTCAACAAGGCGCGCGCGCTGCTGTTCGCGGCGCAGGCCGCGGGGGCGGGGAGTGCGTGA
- a CDS encoding carboxypeptidase regulatory-like domain-containing protein, producing the protein MDTPLPLSAAAWRPSLPRSPWGRVALAVGLALSGGSTLAEAQERASAVAGTVTGSDGLRLSQARVGLEGTGFAALSERGGRFRINGLPAGSQTLVVHAVGYRDAKVGVELVAGEVLQVAVTLEADPVALAELEVSAMAALPPQLQGFYQRRSRGNGHFFTREQIERMQPRQLTDVLRRVPGVMVDGVPGPFGTSQMVQTGRTTGLAGQRSCPLVYYVNGAPFRVSADIGINTFVRPEDVAAIEVYTGAAGLPPQFNSGIQNSRCGVIVIWTRRGENT; encoded by the coding sequence ATGGATACGCCCCTCCCGCTTTCCGCCGCGGCGTGGCGCCCGTCTCTCCCCCGCTCCCCGTGGGGGCGCGTGGCGCTCGCGGTGGGTCTCGCGCTCTCCGGCGGCTCGACCCTCGCGGAGGCACAGGAACGCGCGTCCGCCGTGGCCGGCACCGTCACCGGCAGCGACGGGCTGCGCCTGTCCCAGGCCCGCGTCGGGCTGGAGGGGACGGGCTTCGCCGCGCTCAGCGAGCGCGGCGGCCGCTTCCGCATCAACGGCCTCCCCGCGGGGAGCCAGACGCTCGTCGTCCACGCCGTGGGCTACCGCGACGCGAAGGTCGGCGTGGAGCTGGTGGCGGGCGAGGTGCTGCAGGTGGCGGTGACGCTCGAGGCGGACCCGGTGGCGCTGGCCGAGCTGGAGGTGAGCGCCATGGCCGCGCTCCCGCCCCAGCTGCAGGGGTTCTACCAGCGCAGGAGCCGCGGCAACGGCCACTTCTTCACCCGCGAGCAGATCGAGCGGATGCAGCCGCGGCAGCTGACCGACGTGCTGCGGCGCGTGCCGGGGGTGATGGTCGACGGGGTGCCCGGCCCCTTCGGCACCAGCCAGATGGTGCAGACCGGGCGCACCACCGGCCTGGCCGGACAGCGGAGCTGCCCCCTGGTCTACTACGTCAACGGCGCCCCCTTCCGGGTCTCGGCCGACATCGGCATCAACACCTTCGTCCGCCCCGAGGACGTGGCCGCCATCGAGGTCTACACCGGCGCGGCGGGGCTGCCCCCGCAGTTCAACTCCGGCATCCAGAACTCCCGCTGCGGCGTGATCGTGATCTGGACCCGCCGGGGAGAGAATACTTAG